One genomic window of Gavia stellata isolate bGavSte3 chromosome 7, bGavSte3.hap2, whole genome shotgun sequence includes the following:
- the ZC3H14 gene encoding zinc finger CCCH domain-containing protein 14 has protein sequence MEIGTEISRKIRGAIKGKLQELGAYVDEELPDYIMVMVANKKSQEQMTEDLSLFLGNNTVRFTVWLHGVLDKLRSVTTEPTSIKSSESSIFESSLPSSKSSSCVSDERRREDILPPLAVSSTRTERNDSRVSTSSQEQRNTASRQSCEDGSASRLTSTVKPLRELSPSEAVIDIKPEPDDLIDEDLNFVQENPLSRKKPIVTVTYGSSRPSAEIYRPPASRSADGNIHVHRLSQQGNLQGGRQLDTQSCRSLETGQLCNPEAFGSLAESYRPTSKLSADKVGSEEESSRKRRLPVVSSVVKVKKFCNDGEDDEEEEEYGSRAGSISSSVSVPAKPERRPSLPPSKQANKNLILKAISEAQESVTKTTNYSTVPQKQTVPVAPRTRISPEESQLEVIHVQNRLPALSSQLQVEEPKEQTVEGIQGAEQKELSSRLQIDPVIEDTLQVTQDYYDAESMVHTDTRSFILKKPKLSEEIVLQNQQLGKRATEAMRVLSGRLIQTRDQLAQPEKPASPKFIVTLDGVPSPPGYLSDQEEEDMCITEGLKPVTQNMCGGKGLKGLRAQQMQIVTRQLESCDVDMEQLNVLQKQEKVLERCKYWPACKNGDECVYHHPTLPCKVFPNCKFADKCLFIHPNCKYDAKCTKPDCPYTHASRRAPHPPPKPAPLPTPSISSSSPLCKFFPACKKMECPFYHPKHCRFNTQCTRPDCTFYHPTIAVPPRHALKWTRTQTSE, from the exons ATGAAGAGCTCCCTGATTATATTATGGTTATGGTGGCCAATAAGAAGAGTCAGGAGCAGATGACAGAAgacctttcccttttccttggaAACAATACTGTCAGGTTTACTGTCTG GCTCCATGGTGTTTTGGATAAGCTGCGGTCTGTGACTACTG AACCAACTAGTATAAAATCTTCAGAATCTAGTATCTTTGAGAGCAGCCTTCCTTCCAGCAAAAGCAGTTCATGTGTCAGTGATGAGAGGAGGCGTGAGGATATTTTGCCACCTCTTGCAGTTTCCAGCACTCGGACTGAAAGAAATGACTCAAGAGTTTCAACTAGCTCACAGGAGCAAAGGAACACCGCTTCACG GCAGTCTTGTGAAGATGGTTCTGCATCCCGCTTAACATCTACAGTCAAGCCTTTGAGGGAATTGTCACCTTCTGAAGCTGTAATTGATATTAAACCTGAACCAGATGATCTAATTGATGAAGACCTAAACTTCGTGCAGGAGAATCCTTTGTCACGGAAGAAACCTATTGTAACTGTAACTTACGGTTCTTCTCGTCCTTCTGCTGAAATCTACCGACCACCAGCTAGCAGGAGTGCAGATGGCAATATACATGTGCACAGATTGTCACAGCAGGGCAACTTACAGGGGGGCCGGCAGTTAGACACACAAAGCTGCAGGTCTTTGGAAACAGGCCAGCTGTGCAATCCAGAAGCATTTGGCAGCTTAGCAGAAAGTTACAGACCCACCTCCAAACTTAGTGCCGATAAAGTAGGCAGTGAG GAAGAAAGCTCCAGGAAGAGACGGTTGCCTGTTGTAAGCTCAGTAGTCAAAGTGAAAAAGTTCTGTAATGATGGGGAAGAcgacgaggaggaggaagagtatGGATCACGAGCAGGAAGCATCTCCAGCAGTGTGTCTGTACCTGCAAAGCCAGAAAGAAG ACCTTCATTGCCACCTTCAAAACAGGCCAATAAGAACTTAATACTGAAAGCAATCTCTGAAGCACAGGAATCGGTTACAAAAACAACCAATTATTCCACTG TTCCACAGAAACAGACTGTTCCAGTTGCACCAAGAACTCGAATTAGCCCAGAAGAATCTCAGTTAGAAGTAATCCATGTGCAAAACAGACTGCCTGCTCTGAGTTCTCAGCTTCAAGTGGAAGAGCCAAAGGAGCAGACAGTTGAAGGAATTCAAG gagCTGAACAAAAGGAGCTCTCTTCTCGGCTCCAGATTGATCCTGTGATTGAAGATACCTTGCAAGTGACTCAAG ATTACTATGATGCAGAATCTATGGTCCATACAGATACTAGGTCATTTATCCTGAAGAAGCCCAAGTTATCTGAGGAAATAGTGCTGCAGAATCAGCAATTGGGAAAGAGGGCCACAGAGGCAATGCGAGTACTCTCAGGACGTCTAATACAGACACG AGACCAGCTTGCACAGCCAGAGAAACCTGCTAGTCCCAAGTTCATCGTGACACTGGATGGTGTGCCCAGTCCACCAGGATACCTTTCTGATCAAGAAGAGGAAGATATGTGTATAACTGAAGGATTAAAGCCAGTTACCCAAAATATGTGTGGTGGCAAAGGATTAAAAGGTCTTCGAGCACAGCAGATGCAAATTGTAACCAGGCAGCTAGAGAGCTGCGATG tGGATATGGAACAGTTAAATGTGCTGCAAAAACAGGAGAAGGTGCTTGAGCGCTGCAAGTACTGGCCCGCCTGTAAAAATGGAGATGAATGTGTGTACCATCACCCCACACTACCTTGCAA aGTTTTTCCTAACTGCAAATTTGCCGATAAATGCTTGTTCATCCATCCAAACTGTAAATACGATGCAAAGTGCACTAAGCCAGACTGTCCTTACACTCATGCCAGTCGACGAGCTCCCCATCCACCTCCTAAACCAG CACCACTACCCACACCATCGATATCCTCCAGTAGTCCACTGTGCaagttttttcctgcttgtaaGAAAATGGAATGTCCATTTTACCACCCAAAA caTTGCAGATTTAATACCCAGTGTACAAGACCAGACTGCACTTTCTACCATCCAACTATTGCTGTACCTCCACGCCATGCCTTGAAATGGACTCGAACGCAAACCAG TGAATGA